In Aedes albopictus strain Foshan chromosome 3, AalbF5, whole genome shotgun sequence, the following are encoded in one genomic region:
- the LOC109428779 gene encoding protein suppressor of sable, with protein sequence MSEHEDLEDGEIEDDDEEVVIVPEPQEVEAPLLNPVVAPKQQEDVWDDESNAQEVTENKIQNVKNINDAKARLIDEVAPPKNSKRSKPAPVVDDWATSVEAAIANALKKDGVQPPMPAISHRHEDNENDRPSKRKRRERNRKRSGSEKQGDQEEMDLEYEMMNVRGGSPQPAAMGGARGSDYPDRSDSEDSYSSDDSRDRGRDRDRERRDRDRERDREYNRRRRKNRQRNRVNRDNRKRKRDDSDDDKHHRNSGPRKMELCKFYLMDCCAKREKCLYMHSDFPCKYYYLGLKCKEKEKCLFSHGEPLSDELRAILTKHLETAPQEILGDFPRIGRESAANMMNATHRKLLEKYGMTGKAAGGDGEAEDGKVPSLLDVGGQGNKNRRSRWQGGSGFMAGSSGKPPGNAAGEEFLSLKYLSGVISQEQIENLERMGIHDLNQIMTLTVAQLNELGLSVTQIHELQLNALNMQKLRDNIAKQNAQEDEQEFCESTSAVSLTSSKDLDMRITPSHTTLPKETESMPSLGGQDVDMRLLPMMNTSQQEADNSGSSHGDLVATSLTSLIKTPTVDYSQYLKDSNLNDDDDWDAAENASNLLIANDDDDDDEENNLKISIEEDEQEENGKYSNNSDQENEAAPASLQPAVFDTKIISRPSTTQKIDYTKSFGMYKSPDYEAEKPSDSCILDGFGSDPEAPLKKKPDLLNRKSMYSNIALPESSGDSSPSSHKQADSTLGWTPTSGNSTSTSSSAPANAKSSASASSKPSRPSIYDDPYGSDNNSDDSDSRSKPSSFTADRDKDMRLNFLNLDAKMGEDGASDIDLRLPFKPIMTNYIPATEIDASITSHAPIVYKVHEVDVPNPNYKDIRRNTPRPDRTKDPRLRRIFGMSNEDDNENGPKSDLLLLGIRSPKSSSSASGQGPVAPRVDPRTKRMQETKIQSPVHDGGVAPNAPGSNPAQLDVQTILQRSNWYLDLSSKHKIMVNQQLAILTTEMKKFHNSDKSPDKLADFMHQLANNQMLQFILTNLNVYMDDSVAFAEVPLVPSQPPPMINVPPPNLGMVPMGHMGPVNIPPPMQKPPSLFDLPRFNCPPEVRPGLLGVAPNMPFEQFLAMGQISKPNPPPLLDEWVDDYNDGGGGFVPNYERNNPNNFGGGGNMRGNMRHNNRGGNFRNNDRWNNQGGANRRNNNNHRRMDKKK encoded by the exons ATGAGTGAACACGAAGATTTGGAAGATGGAGAGATTGAGGATGATGATGAGGAAGTCGTCATCGTACCGGAACCACAAGAAGTGGAGGCACCTTTGTTGAACCCCGTTGTTGCCCCCAAACAGCAGGAGGACGTTTGGGACGATGAAAGTAATGCTCAAGAAGTTACTGAAAATAAGATACAGAATGTCAAGAACATAAATGATGCCAAAGCCCGGCTAATCGATGAAGTGGCGCCACCGAAAAACTCCAAAAGAAGCAAACCCGCTCCTGTTGTAG ATGATTGGGCAACAAGCGTTGAAGCTGCGATTGCCAATGCACTCAAGAAAGACGGTGTTCAACCTCCGATGCCCGCCATAAGTCACCGGCATGAAGATAACGAGAATGATCGGCCCTCCAAAAGGAAGCGGAGAGAAAGGAATCGG AAGCGATCCGGCTCCGAAAAGCAGGGAGATCAAGAAGAAATGGACCTGGAGTACGAGATGATGAACGTACGAGGGGGTAGCCCTCAACCGGCGGCAATGGGTGGTGCCAGAGGAAGCGACTACCCGGATCGGAGCGATTCGGAGGACAGTTACTCGTCGGATGATTCTCGCGACCGGGGAAGAGATCGGGACCGGGAACGGCGGGACCGTGACCGAGAACGGGATCGCGAATACAACCGACGCAGGCGTAAGAACCGGCAGCGAAACCGGGTAAACCGCGACAATAGGAAACGCAAACGGGACGATTCCGAT GATGACAAGCACCATCGGAACAGCGGCCCCCGTAAGATGGAGTTGTGTAAGTTTTACCTTATGGATTGTTGCGCCAAACGGGAAAAGTGTCTCTACATGCACTCTGACTTCCCCTGCAAGTACTACTACCTGGGTCTGAAGTGCAAGGAGAAGGAAAAATGCTTGTTCAGTCACGGCGAGCCGCTATCGGACGAGCTGAGGGCCATCCTGACGAAGCACCTGGAGACGGCTCCCCAGGAGATCCTGGGCGACTTTCCCCGTATCGGGCGAGAGAGCGCTGCGAACATGATGAACGCCACGCATCGTAAGCTGTTGGAGAAATACGGAATGACTGGTAAGGCTGCTGGTGGCGACGGAGAAGCCGAGGACGGTAAGGTTCCTTCTTTGTTGGATGTGGGGGGACAGGGTAACAAAAACCGTCGATCGAGATGGCAGGGTGGGTCCGGTTTTATGGCCGGAAGTAGTGGAAAACCGCCAGGAAATGCCGCGGGTGAGGAGTTCTTAAGCTTGAAGTATTTATCTGGAGTTATATCCCAAGAGCAGATTGAAAATTTGGAACGAATGGGCATTCATGATCTGAATCAGATCATGACACTCACAGTGGCTCAGTTGAATGAGCTCGGGTTGAGCGTCACTCAAATCCATGAGCTTCAACTGAATGCACTGAATATGCAAAAACTACGGGACAATATTGCCAAGCAGAATGCTCAGGAAGACGAGCAGGAATTCTGTGAGTCAACGTCAGCCGTATCGTTGACCAGCAGTAAGGATCTTGATATGCGAATAACTCCATCTCACACCACTCTGCCAAAAGAAACGGAAAGTATGCCTTCCTTAGGTGGACAGGACGTTGACATGCGGCTTCTTCCAATGATGAACACCAGTCAACAGGAAGCGGACAATTCCGGTAGTTCCCATGGAGACCTGGTAGCCACGTCTCTGACTAGTTTGATCAAAACTCCCACGGTTGATTATTCGCAATATCTGAAGGACTCCAATCTGAACGACGATGACGATTGGGACGCTGCCGAAAATGCGAGCAATCTTTTGATTGcaaacgacgatgatgacgatgacgaagaaaacaaccTTAAAATCAGTATCGAAGAAGACGAGCAGGAAGAGAACGGAAAGTATAGCAATAACAGTGATCAGGAGAACGAAGCTGCTCCTGCAAGTTTGCAACCCGCAGTATTCGATACCAAAATCATAAGTCGTCCATCGACTACCCAAAAGATTGATTATACCAAGTCCTTTGGGATGTACAAATCTCCTGACTACGAGGCCGAGAAACCCAGTGACTCTTGCATATTGGACGGTTTCGGAAGCGACCCCGAAGCGCCATTAAAAAAGAAGCCTGACCTACTCAATCGAAAGTCGATGTACAGCAACATAGCTTTACCCGAGAGCAGCGGCGATAGTTCTCCTTCATCCCACAAGCAGGCCGACTCAACCCTAGGATGGACGCCTACTTCCGGCAACAGTACCAGCACTTCCAGCTCCGCCCCTGCCAACGCCAAATCGAGTGCTTCTGCAAGCAGTAAACCTTCCCGACCGTCGATCTACGATGATCCGTACGGAAGCGACAACAACAGTGATGACAGTGATTCCAGGTCGAAGCCATCCTCGTTCACAGCCGACCGGGACAAAGATATGAGACTGAACTTCCTCAATTTGGACGCCAAAATGGGCGAGGATGGAGCTTCCGATATTGATCTTCGGCTGCCGTTCAAGCCCATCATGACCAACTATATCCCGGCGACGGAGATCGATGCGTCCATCACCTCCCATGCTCCCATCGTCTACAAG gTTCATGAAGTTGACGTCCCGAACCCCAACTATAAAGATATCCGAAGAAACACGCCCAGACCGGACCGAACAAAGGATCCCCGGTTGCGAAGAATATTCGGAATGTCCAACGAAGACGATAACGAGAATGGTCCCAAATCGGACCTTCTGCTGCTCGGAATAAGATCTCCAAAGTCATCGTCTTCAGCATCCGGTCAGGGCCCTGTAGCACCTCGGGTGGACCCCAGAACGAAGCGAATGCAAGAAACCAAAATCCAAAGTCCAGTCCATGATGGAGGCGTTGCGCCAAACGCTCCCGGTTCAAATCCTGCTCAACTAGATGTTCAGACCATTCTGCAACGATCCAACTGGTACCTGGATCTCAGTTCTAAGCATAAGATCATGGTGAATCAGCAGCTTGCGATTCTCACTACCGAGATGAAGAAATTTCACAACTCGGACAAGTCTCCGGATAAACTGGCCGATTTTATGCACCAGTTGGCCAACAACCAAATGCTACAGTTCATTCTAACGAACTTGAATGTCTACATGGACGACTCAGTAGCGTTTGCCGAAGTTCCTTTGGTTCCTTCTCAACCCCCGCCCATGATAAATGTGCCACCTCCCAATCTTGGTATGGTTCCCATGGGTCACATGGGCCCAGTGAACATCCCTCCACCCATGCAAAAGCCTCCATCGCTGTTCGATCTTCCCAGATTCAACTGTCCGCCGGAGGTCCGGCCAGGTCTGCTGGGTGTAGCTCCGAACATGCCTTTCGAGCAGTTCCTAGCGATGGGACAAATCAGCAAACCCAATCCACCTCCCCTGTTGGATGAATGGGTGGATGACTACAATGACGGAGGTGGCGGATTCGTCCCAAATTACGAACGGAATAATCCCAACAACTTTGGCGGCGGCGGTAACATGCGAGGCAACATGCGACACAACAACCGAGGAGGCAACTTCCGGAACAATGATCGGTGGAATAATCAAGGAGGTGCCAATCGCCGGAACAATAACAATCATCGTCGGATGGACAAAAAGAAGTAA